The DNA segment CATCCGGGAGACGACCGTCGAACTGACCCTCGTCGGCGGCGAGGTCGTCCACGAGGATCGGTAGTAGAGATCGTCGGTGTGGAAATCGTGGTTTCTGAAATCACGATTGCTTTTCCGGTTCGTCTACCGATAGATCGACGGAGACCATCACGCCACTCACCTGTCGTGCGCTGAACGAACGTCGAGAACCGACGGCGTCTCTGTCGAGTCCGCGTCCCCGCCCTCACTCGTCGAGAATCGCACCCAGCAGTTTCGACTGGGCAGCCGCGAGGTGCTCGGCGAAGGTCGACCCGGAGATGTGGAGTGCCTCGGCTACCTCGCCTGCGTTCGCGCCCTTCGGGTAGTCGAAGTAGCCCATCTCGTGGGCCGTCTCGACGACCTGGCGCTGGCGCCGCGTGAGGCGGGCGCGGTCGACGAGGACGGGATCGCTCCCACCGCTCCCGTCGCTCTGAGTCAGCTCCTGCAGCCGTACGCCGCCGAACTGTGCGTTGAGGCTGGTGACCGTCTCCGAGAGGTCGTCCACGTCGGGCGCGTTGACGGTGACGTGGAGGGCGCCGTCTCGCGCACGGAGTGACGAGACCGGGTTCCCGCCGTGTTCGACGACTTCGCAGACGCAGGCCGTCGACCAGTCGCGCTCGAACCGGTAGGTCCGCTCCGAATCGGTCGCCGCGACCGTCTGCAAGGAGACGTCGTGACCCCGTTCGCGGGTGTGTTCGTCAGATTCTGGGTTCCCGAGGGTGTCCGGTTCACCGGTGCCGGCGAGCGATCCGTCCGGATCCTGGACGGTGAACTCTTCGACGACCGTCTCCGCGTCGCGCGTCGACGACCGCGAGATCGAGTCGACCGGCGCGTCGAGTTCGTCCGCCGCGACCGCGACCGGACAGCCGCCCGGGTCGTCGACGACGATCGTGGCCTGGTACCCCGTCATGTACGGGTGGTCGGCGCCCGCGGGCTTAACGGGGGATCACCGTTCCCAGGGCCGTAGAACGTGGCGAACGTGTTCGGGCCGGTGTCTCCCTGCTACGTGGCACGACTAGAGGTCGGCGCCGTCGAACCGAACGTAGCCGACGACGATCGGGACGAGCAGCCAGCAGGCGAGGACGACGAACCCGATCTCCGGGGACGCGAAGAACGGCTCCCCGCCGGCGGCGCTCGCCTCGGTGCCAGCCTGCGCGGGATCGGCGTTCGCCCGCGAGGCGAGGTCGGGTAACGCCGCGACGATGCCGGAGAAGTACGCGGCCGACGGTGGAATCTGGGACACGGTGAACGCCCACTCCGGCATCGTCGCCGGATTCGGCATCGAGAAGCCGCCGGCGACGTAGAGGACCCCCATGACGACGGCGTCCCACAGCAGTTCGAAGACGACGAAGAAACCGAGCGCGAGCGTCGTTGCCCGACTCGTCGACCCCGTCGTCGCGGAGATGCCGACGACGATCGTGGCGTAGACGGCGACGAACGCGAGCGTCACGAGCAAGAACGTGATCGCGGCGACGACGTCGAGTGTGCCGAGCATCGCCGCGCCGAAGCCGAGGCCGACGACCAGCCCGACGCCGAGTCCGAACCCGAGGACCGCGGCCCGTCCGAGTACCTTCCCCGCGAATACCTCGCCGCGCGTGGTGGGCAGCGAGCACAGCAGTTTGATACTGCCGAGTTCGCGTTCGCCAGCGACGGACTTGTAGCAGCCGACGATTGCCGCGATCGGGACGAACAGGCTCGCGATTCCGGCGGTGAAGAAGAGGAGGCCGCCGAACGTCGCGCCGCCGGGTTCGCCGAACAGCTCCGGCGCTTCGACGTACGCGAACGAAGAGAGGAGCGAGACGACCACGAAGACCGCAACGAGCGCCCACAGCGCCCGCGACTGGACGGCGTCCCGGAAGTCCTTCTTCGCGACCGTGAGCCAGGTCACGATTCCACCTCCTGGGTCTCGGTCGTGTAGCGGACGAAGAGATCCTCCAACGACGATTCGATCACCGAGAAGTCCTGAACGGCGGCGATCTCGTCGACGGACTCCAGGACGGCGAACTTCGAGTCGCCCGCGATCGTGAGTCGGAGCTGGCCGTCGTCGATCGCGGCCGACCCGACGCCGTCGAGGCCGGCGACCGCCTCGCGAACGCCCTCGTCGAGGTCGGCGACGGAGACGTACAGCGTCTCCCCGGTTTCCGTCGCGTCGCGCAGCCCGTCGATGGTGTCGACGGCGACGAGTTCCCCGCGGTCGATGATCGCCACGCGGTCGCAGACGGCTTCGACTTGCTCCATGATGTGACTCGAGAAGAAGACCGTCGTCCCGCGGGCGTTCTCCTCGCGGATGATCTCGCGCATCTCGCGGGCGCCGTTGGGATCCAGGCCGGTCGACGGTTCGTCGAGGACGAGCAGATCCGGGTCTCCCACCAGGGCCATCGCGAGGATCAACCGCTGGCGCATCCCCTTGGAGTAGCCGCCGGCCTTCCGGTCAGCCGCGTCGGCGACGTTGACCCGATCGAGCAGCGCCACCGGGTCTTCCTCGACGCCCTTCATCTCCAGGGCGAACTCGACGTGCTGGCGGCCGGTGAGTCGATCGTAGACGTGGTAGGCGTCGGGGAGGACGCCGGTCCGCTGCCTGACGGCGCGCCCCTCGGACTGGGCGTCGTGACCGAGGACGGTTACCGTCCCCGACGTGGGCCGGATGAAGTCCAGCAGGATGTCGATCGTCGTCGACTTCCCGGCGCCATTCGGTCCGAGGAAGCCGAAGATCTCGCCTTCCTCGACGACCAGGTCGAGGTCCGAGACGGCGACGACGTCGCCGAAGCGCTTCGTCAGCCCGCTGGTTTCAATCGCTGCCATGGGATCTCCTCGTCAGGTCCGTCACTCGGCGCATCGATGTCGTGGGTTGCACGCCGAATAATGTGAAACCCGCCCGGATAAGCGTTGACGCCGTTCCCAGTCGGTTGAACTGCTCCGAGAGAACAGTTCCGACGCAATAGGGGCCACGACCTCGCGTTCTACGTGTCGGCCCGTCTCGCTCGGCGGTGGCGACGCAGGCGTTCTCAGGGACGAGTCGGCACCTGTGACCGGTTCCTCCCGAGTGGGAATGGAACAGTGTGCCTATTGGCCAGGGTGGCGTCGGTCCATCCAACATGCGTAGGCGAACTCCGTCGGAAGACGACGCCCGAACCCGACGCTCCGTACTCGCCGGCACGACCGTGATCGGTCTCTCGGCCCTCGCCGGTTGT comes from the Halovivax cerinus genome and includes:
- a CDS encoding helix-turn-helix domain-containing protein — protein: MTGYQATIVVDDPGGCPVAVAADELDAPVDSISRSSTRDAETVVEEFTVQDPDGSLAGTGEPDTLGNPESDEHTRERGHDVSLQTVAATDSERTYRFERDWSTACVCEVVEHGGNPVSSLRARDGALHVTVNAPDVDDLSETVTSLNAQFGGVRLQELTQSDGSGGSDPVLVDRARLTRRQRQVVETAHEMGYFDYPKGANAGEVAEALHISGSTFAEHLAAAQSKLLGAILDE
- a CDS encoding ABC transporter permease subunit; translated protein: MTWLTVAKKDFRDAVQSRALWALVAVFVVVSLLSSFAYVEAPELFGEPGGATFGGLLFFTAGIASLFVPIAAIVGCYKSVAGERELGSIKLLCSLPTTRGEVFAGKVLGRAAVLGFGLGVGLVVGLGFGAAMLGTLDVVAAITFLLVTLAFVAVYATIVVGISATTGSTSRATTLALGFFVVFELLWDAVVMGVLYVAGGFSMPNPATMPEWAFTVSQIPPSAAYFSGIVAALPDLASRANADPAQAGTEASAAGGEPFFASPEIGFVVLACWLLVPIVVGYVRFDGADL
- a CDS encoding ABC transporter ATP-binding protein, which produces MAAIETSGLTKRFGDVVAVSDLDLVVEEGEIFGFLGPNGAGKSTTIDILLDFIRPTSGTVTVLGHDAQSEGRAVRQRTGVLPDAYHVYDRLTGRQHVEFALEMKGVEEDPVALLDRVNVADAADRKAGGYSKGMRQRLILAMALVGDPDLLVLDEPSTGLDPNGAREMREIIREENARGTTVFFSSHIMEQVEAVCDRVAIIDRGELVAVDTIDGLRDATETGETLYVSVADLDEGVREAVAGLDGVGSAAIDDGQLRLTIAGDSKFAVLESVDEIAAVQDFSVIESSLEDLFVRYTTETQEVES